In the Harmonia axyridis chromosome 3, icHarAxyr1.1, whole genome shotgun sequence genome, one interval contains:
- the LOC123675375 gene encoding uncharacterized protein LOC123675375, producing MKFTVEEEMNSRINFLDISISKLNDTHNFSIFHKPTHTDTTIHITSNHPYSHKMAAYNSMIHRLITIPMNHDHFNTELNLIKQIAINNGYNPTIIDKILFNKQIKHALLLAYPSHIKDDTKKYISLTYVNRTSERIAKYFKDKFNLKVSFKTNNNLGTFVRNNKDKTNKDNKSGVYKLKCGDCHMVYIGQTGRSFKKRIHEHQKSFTSNTTHSTYANHLKECRHEFNNNYQILHTENKSSRLTLLESLEINRYNSKKVLLNEQTDVNRSPLLNIFNQQHPPI from the coding sequence CTTCAGTATATTTCACAAACCTACCCATACTGATACCACCATTCACATCACTTCTAATCATCCATATAGTCACAAGATGGCCGCTTACAATTCTATGATCCATAGACTAATAACCATACCTATGAATCACGATCATTTCAAcacagaattaaatttaatcaaaCAAATAGCAATCAATAACGGTTATAACCCTACCATCATAGATAAGATCCtgttcaataaacaaataaaacatGCTTTGCTGTTAGCGTACCCTTCCCACATAAAAGATGACACCAAAAAGTACATATCTTTAACCTACGTTAATCGAACTTCCGAGCGTATTGCTAAGTATTTCAAAGATAAATTCAATCTCAAAGTATCCTTCAAGACAAACAATAATTTGGGAACTTTCGtcagaaataataaagataaaacaAACAAAGACAACAAATCTGGAGTCTACAAGTTAAAATGCGGGGATTGTCACATGGTTTATATAGGCCAAACCGGAAGATCCTTCAAAAAGAGAATCCATGAACATCAGAAGAGTTTCACATCCAACACCACCCATTCTACATACGCCAACCACCTAAAAGAATGCCGACATGAGTTCAACAATAATTACCAGATCCTCCATACAGAAAACAAGAGTTCTAGACTCACACTCTTAGAAtctctagaaataaacaggtacaATTCCAAGAAGGTCCTtctgaatgaacaaacagatgtaaatAGATCACCGCTACTTAACATCTTTAACCAGCAGCACCCTCCAATATAA